From Eptesicus fuscus isolate TK198812 chromosome 22, DD_ASM_mEF_20220401, whole genome shotgun sequence, a single genomic window includes:
- the ENTREP3 gene encoding protein ENTREP3 isoform X4, producing the protein MMPSPSDSSRSLTSRPSTRGLTHLRLHRPWLQALLTLGLAQVLLGILVVTFSMVASSVTTTESIKRSCPSWAGFSISFFSLLSVLCVMLSMAGSVLSCKNAQLARDFRHCSMEGKVCVCCPSVPLLRPCPESGQELKVAPNSTCDEARGALKNLLFSVCGLTVCATIICTLSAIICCIQIFSLDLMHTQLAPERSVSGPLGPLACTSSPPAALLHTMLDLEEFVPPVPPPPYYPPEYTCSSETDAQSITYNGSMDSPVPLYPTDCPPSYEAVMGLRGDSQATLFDPQLHDGSCICERVASIVDVSMDSGSLVLSAIGDLPGGSSPSEDSCLLELQGSVRSVDYVLFRSIQRSRAGYCLSLDCGLRGPFEDSPLPRRPPRAARSYSCSAPEAPPPLGAPTAARSCHRLEGWPPWVAPCFPELRRRVPRGGGRPAAAPPTRAPPRRFSDSSGSLTPPGHRPPHHPAPAPPLLLPRSHSDPGIASSSNTADFRDLYTKVFEEEAASISSADTGLCSEACLFHLARCPSPKLLRAHSAEKRRPVPTYQKVPLPSGPTPAHSLGDLKGSWPGRALVTRFLHMSRKTPDPSGNGAHGHKQVPRSRWGRPGRESLHLRSCGDLSSGSSLRRLLSGRRLERGTRPHSLSLNGGTRETGL; encoded by the exons ATGATGCCCTCGCCTAGTGACTCCAGCCGCTCGCTTACCAGTCGTCCTAGTACCCGGGGCCTTACCCACCTCCGCCTCCACCGACCCTGGCTGCAGGCCCTGCTCACGCTGGGGCTGGCCCAGGTGCTCCTGGGCATCCTGGTGGTCACCTTCAGCATGGTGGCCTCCTCTGTCACCACCACCGAGAGCATCAAGAGGTCCTGCCCGTCTTGGGCTGGATTCTCG ATCTCCTTCTTCTCCTTGCTCTCGGTGCTGTGTGTCATGCTCAGTATGGCTGGCTCTGTTCTCTCCTGTAAGAATGCTCAGCTGGCCCGAGACTTCCGACACTGCTCCATG GAAGGAAAGGTCTGTGTGTGCTGCCCCTCTGTTCCCCTCCTCCGGCCCTGTCCAGAGTCAGGGCAGGAACTCAAAGTTGCCCCTAACTCCACCTGTGATGAAGCCCGAGGGGCCCTCAAG aACCTGCTCTTCAGCGTCTGCGGACTTACCGTTTGTGCCACCATAATCTGTACCCTCTCAGCAATTATCTGCTGCATCCAAATATTCTCCCTTGACCTCATGCACACG CAGCTGGCCCCTGAGCGCTcggtctcaggtcccctggggCCTCTGGCTTGTACCTCCTCGCCCCCGGCCGCTCTCCTGCACACCATGTTGGACTTGGAGGAATTTGTACCACCTGTGCCCCCACCTCCCTACTATCCCCCAGAGTACACCTGCAGCTCGGAAACAGATGCCCAGAG CATCACCTATAATGGCTCCATGGACAGCCCCGTGCCCTTGTACCCTACTGATTGCCCCCCTTCTTATGAGGCCGTTATGGGGCTCCGAGGAGACAGCCAG GCCACTCTGTTTGACCCTCAGCTTCATGATGGCTCCTGCATCTGCGAGCGAGTGGCCTCCATTGTGGATG TGTCCATGGACAGCGGGTCCCTGGTGTTGTCGGCCATCGGCGACCTGCCGGGGGGCTCCAGCCCGTCGGAGGACTCCTGCCTGCTGGAGCTGCAGGGCTCCGTCCGCTCCGTGGACTACGTGCTCTTCCGCTCCATTCAGCGCAGCCGCGCCGGCTACTGCCTCAGCCTGGACTGCGGCCTGCGCGGCCCCTTCGAGGACAGCCCGCTGCCCCGGCGGCccccgcgggccgcgcgctccTATTCCTGCTCCGCCCCggaggccccgcctccgctgGGGGCCCCCACCGCCGCCCGCAGCTGCCACCGGCTGGAGGGCTGGCCGCCCTGGGTGGCACCCTGCTTCCCCGAGCTCAGGCGGCGGGTCCCCCGGGgaggcggccgcccagctgcagCCCCTCCCACAAGAGCCCCCCCTCGCCGCTTCAGCGACAGCTCAGGTTCCCTCACCCCGCCCGGGCACCGGCCTCCTCATCACCCGGCGCCCgcgccaccgctgctgctgccacggtCACACAGTGACCCAGGCATCGCCTCCTCCAGCAACACCG ctgacTTCAGGGACCTTTATACCAAAGTGTTTGAGGAAGAAGCTGCTTCTATTTCCTCTGCAGATACAG ggctCTGCTCTGAAGCTTGCCTCTTCCATCTAGCCCGCTGCCCTTCCCCCAAGTTGCTGCGTGCTCATTCAGCCGAGAAACGGCGCCCTGTTCCCACCTACCAGAAGGTTCCCTTGCCCTCGGGCCCTACAcctgcccactccctgggggaccTGAAGGGCAGCTGGCCAGGCCGGGCCTTGGTCACGCGTTTCCTCCACATGTCCAGGAAGACCCCGGACCCCAGTGGGAACGGAGCCCACGGGCATAAGCAG GTGCCCCGGAGCCGGTGGGGACGGCCAGGCCGAGAGAGTCTCCATCTTAGAAGCTGCGGGGATCTGAGCTCTGGCTCCTCCCTGCGGCGCCTCCTCTCTGGCCGCAGGCTTGAGCGCGGCACCCGCCCCCACAGCCTCAGCCTCAATGGGGGCACCCGGGAGACAGGGCTCTGA
- the ENTREP3 gene encoding protein ENTREP3 isoform X2 — MMPSPSDSSRSLTSRPSTRGLTHLRLHRPWLQALLTLGLAQVLLGILVVTFSMVASSVTTTESIKRSCPSWAGFSLAFSGVVGIVSWKRPFTLVISFFSLLSVLCVMLSMAGSVLSCKNAQLARDFRHCSMEGKVCVCCPSVPLLRPCPESGQELKVAPNSTCDEARGALKNLLFSVCGLTVCATIICTLSAIICCIQIFSLDLMHTLAPERSVSGPLGPLACTSSPPAALLHTMLDLEEFVPPVPPPPYYPPEYTCSSETDAQSITYNGSMDSPVPLYPTDCPPSYEAVMGLRGDSQATLFDPQLHDGSCICERVASIVDVSMDSGSLVLSAIGDLPGGSSPSEDSCLLELQGSVRSVDYVLFRSIQRSRAGYCLSLDCGLRGPFEDSPLPRRPPRAARSYSCSAPEAPPPLGAPTAARSCHRLEGWPPWVAPCFPELRRRVPRGGGRPAAAPPTRAPPRRFSDSSGSLTPPGHRPPHHPAPAPPLLLPRSHSDPGIASSSNTADFRDLYTKVFEEEAASISSADTGLCSEACLFHLARCPSPKLLRAHSAEKRRPVPTYQKVPLPSGPTPAHSLGDLKGSWPGRALVTRFLHMSRKTPDPSGNGAHGHKQVPRSRWGRPGRESLHLRSCGDLSSGSSLRRLLSGRRLERGTRPHSLSLNGGTRETGL, encoded by the exons ATGATGCCCTCGCCTAGTGACTCCAGCCGCTCGCTTACCAGTCGTCCTAGTACCCGGGGCCTTACCCACCTCCGCCTCCACCGACCCTGGCTGCAGGCCCTGCTCACGCTGGGGCTGGCCCAGGTGCTCCTGGGCATCCTGGTGGTCACCTTCAGCATGGTGGCCTCCTCTGTCACCACCACCGAGAGCATCAAGAGGTCCTGCCCGTCTTGGGCTGGATTCTCG CTGGCGTTCTCCGGGGTAGTTGGCATTGTGTCCTGGAAGCGGCCATTCACTTTAGTG ATCTCCTTCTTCTCCTTGCTCTCGGTGCTGTGTGTCATGCTCAGTATGGCTGGCTCTGTTCTCTCCTGTAAGAATGCTCAGCTGGCCCGAGACTTCCGACACTGCTCCATG GAAGGAAAGGTCTGTGTGTGCTGCCCCTCTGTTCCCCTCCTCCGGCCCTGTCCAGAGTCAGGGCAGGAACTCAAAGTTGCCCCTAACTCCACCTGTGATGAAGCCCGAGGGGCCCTCAAG aACCTGCTCTTCAGCGTCTGCGGACTTACCGTTTGTGCCACCATAATCTGTACCCTCTCAGCAATTATCTGCTGCATCCAAATATTCTCCCTTGACCTCATGCACACG CTGGCCCCTGAGCGCTcggtctcaggtcccctggggCCTCTGGCTTGTACCTCCTCGCCCCCGGCCGCTCTCCTGCACACCATGTTGGACTTGGAGGAATTTGTACCACCTGTGCCCCCACCTCCCTACTATCCCCCAGAGTACACCTGCAGCTCGGAAACAGATGCCCAGAG CATCACCTATAATGGCTCCATGGACAGCCCCGTGCCCTTGTACCCTACTGATTGCCCCCCTTCTTATGAGGCCGTTATGGGGCTCCGAGGAGACAGCCAG GCCACTCTGTTTGACCCTCAGCTTCATGATGGCTCCTGCATCTGCGAGCGAGTGGCCTCCATTGTGGATG TGTCCATGGACAGCGGGTCCCTGGTGTTGTCGGCCATCGGCGACCTGCCGGGGGGCTCCAGCCCGTCGGAGGACTCCTGCCTGCTGGAGCTGCAGGGCTCCGTCCGCTCCGTGGACTACGTGCTCTTCCGCTCCATTCAGCGCAGCCGCGCCGGCTACTGCCTCAGCCTGGACTGCGGCCTGCGCGGCCCCTTCGAGGACAGCCCGCTGCCCCGGCGGCccccgcgggccgcgcgctccTATTCCTGCTCCGCCCCggaggccccgcctccgctgGGGGCCCCCACCGCCGCCCGCAGCTGCCACCGGCTGGAGGGCTGGCCGCCCTGGGTGGCACCCTGCTTCCCCGAGCTCAGGCGGCGGGTCCCCCGGGgaggcggccgcccagctgcagCCCCTCCCACAAGAGCCCCCCCTCGCCGCTTCAGCGACAGCTCAGGTTCCCTCACCCCGCCCGGGCACCGGCCTCCTCATCACCCGGCGCCCgcgccaccgctgctgctgccacggtCACACAGTGACCCAGGCATCGCCTCCTCCAGCAACACCG ctgacTTCAGGGACCTTTATACCAAAGTGTTTGAGGAAGAAGCTGCTTCTATTTCCTCTGCAGATACAG ggctCTGCTCTGAAGCTTGCCTCTTCCATCTAGCCCGCTGCCCTTCCCCCAAGTTGCTGCGTGCTCATTCAGCCGAGAAACGGCGCCCTGTTCCCACCTACCAGAAGGTTCCCTTGCCCTCGGGCCCTACAcctgcccactccctgggggaccTGAAGGGCAGCTGGCCAGGCCGGGCCTTGGTCACGCGTTTCCTCCACATGTCCAGGAAGACCCCGGACCCCAGTGGGAACGGAGCCCACGGGCATAAGCAG GTGCCCCGGAGCCGGTGGGGACGGCCAGGCCGAGAGAGTCTCCATCTTAGAAGCTGCGGGGATCTGAGCTCTGGCTCCTCCCTGCGGCGCCTCCTCTCTGGCCGCAGGCTTGAGCGCGGCACCCGCCCCCACAGCCTCAGCCTCAATGGGGGCACCCGGGAGACAGGGCTCTGA
- the ENTREP3 gene encoding protein ENTREP3 isoform X5: protein MMPSPSDSSRSLTSRPSTRGLTHLRLHRPWLQALLTLGLAQVLLGILVVTFSMVASSVTTTESIKRSCPSWAGFSLAFSGVVGIVSWKRPFTLVISFFSLLSVLCVMLSMAGSVLSCKNAQLARDFRHCSMEGKVCVCCPSVPLLRPCPESGQELKVAPNSTCDEARGALKNLLFSVCGLTVCATIICTLSAIICCIQIFSLDLMHTQLAPERSVSGPLGPLACTSSPPAALLHTMLDLEEFVPPVPPPPYYPPEYTCSSETDAQSITYNGSMDSPVPLYPTDCPPSYEAVMGLRGDSQATLFDPQLHDGSCICERVASIVDVSMDSGSLVLSAIGDLPGGSSPSEDSCLLELQGSVRSVDYVLFRSIQRSRAGYCLSLDCGLRGPFEDSPLPRRPPRAARSYSCSAPEAPPPLGAPTAARSCHRLEGWPPWVAPCFPELRRRVPRGGGRPAAAPPTRAPPRRFSDSSGSLTPPGHRPPHHPAPAPPLLLPRSHSDPGIASSSNTGLCSEACLFHLARCPSPKLLRAHSAEKRRPVPTYQKVPLPSGPTPAHSLGDLKGSWPGRALVTRFLHMSRKTPDPSGNGAHGHKQVPRSRWGRPGRESLHLRSCGDLSSGSSLRRLLSGRRLERGTRPHSLSLNGGTRETGL from the exons ATGATGCCCTCGCCTAGTGACTCCAGCCGCTCGCTTACCAGTCGTCCTAGTACCCGGGGCCTTACCCACCTCCGCCTCCACCGACCCTGGCTGCAGGCCCTGCTCACGCTGGGGCTGGCCCAGGTGCTCCTGGGCATCCTGGTGGTCACCTTCAGCATGGTGGCCTCCTCTGTCACCACCACCGAGAGCATCAAGAGGTCCTGCCCGTCTTGGGCTGGATTCTCG CTGGCGTTCTCCGGGGTAGTTGGCATTGTGTCCTGGAAGCGGCCATTCACTTTAGTG ATCTCCTTCTTCTCCTTGCTCTCGGTGCTGTGTGTCATGCTCAGTATGGCTGGCTCTGTTCTCTCCTGTAAGAATGCTCAGCTGGCCCGAGACTTCCGACACTGCTCCATG GAAGGAAAGGTCTGTGTGTGCTGCCCCTCTGTTCCCCTCCTCCGGCCCTGTCCAGAGTCAGGGCAGGAACTCAAAGTTGCCCCTAACTCCACCTGTGATGAAGCCCGAGGGGCCCTCAAG aACCTGCTCTTCAGCGTCTGCGGACTTACCGTTTGTGCCACCATAATCTGTACCCTCTCAGCAATTATCTGCTGCATCCAAATATTCTCCCTTGACCTCATGCACACG CAGCTGGCCCCTGAGCGCTcggtctcaggtcccctggggCCTCTGGCTTGTACCTCCTCGCCCCCGGCCGCTCTCCTGCACACCATGTTGGACTTGGAGGAATTTGTACCACCTGTGCCCCCACCTCCCTACTATCCCCCAGAGTACACCTGCAGCTCGGAAACAGATGCCCAGAG CATCACCTATAATGGCTCCATGGACAGCCCCGTGCCCTTGTACCCTACTGATTGCCCCCCTTCTTATGAGGCCGTTATGGGGCTCCGAGGAGACAGCCAG GCCACTCTGTTTGACCCTCAGCTTCATGATGGCTCCTGCATCTGCGAGCGAGTGGCCTCCATTGTGGATG TGTCCATGGACAGCGGGTCCCTGGTGTTGTCGGCCATCGGCGACCTGCCGGGGGGCTCCAGCCCGTCGGAGGACTCCTGCCTGCTGGAGCTGCAGGGCTCCGTCCGCTCCGTGGACTACGTGCTCTTCCGCTCCATTCAGCGCAGCCGCGCCGGCTACTGCCTCAGCCTGGACTGCGGCCTGCGCGGCCCCTTCGAGGACAGCCCGCTGCCCCGGCGGCccccgcgggccgcgcgctccTATTCCTGCTCCGCCCCggaggccccgcctccgctgGGGGCCCCCACCGCCGCCCGCAGCTGCCACCGGCTGGAGGGCTGGCCGCCCTGGGTGGCACCCTGCTTCCCCGAGCTCAGGCGGCGGGTCCCCCGGGgaggcggccgcccagctgcagCCCCTCCCACAAGAGCCCCCCCTCGCCGCTTCAGCGACAGCTCAGGTTCCCTCACCCCGCCCGGGCACCGGCCTCCTCATCACCCGGCGCCCgcgccaccgctgctgctgccacggtCACACAGTGACCCAGGCATCGCCTCCTCCAGCAACACCG ggctCTGCTCTGAAGCTTGCCTCTTCCATCTAGCCCGCTGCCCTTCCCCCAAGTTGCTGCGTGCTCATTCAGCCGAGAAACGGCGCCCTGTTCCCACCTACCAGAAGGTTCCCTTGCCCTCGGGCCCTACAcctgcccactccctgggggaccTGAAGGGCAGCTGGCCAGGCCGGGCCTTGGTCACGCGTTTCCTCCACATGTCCAGGAAGACCCCGGACCCCAGTGGGAACGGAGCCCACGGGCATAAGCAG GTGCCCCGGAGCCGGTGGGGACGGCCAGGCCGAGAGAGTCTCCATCTTAGAAGCTGCGGGGATCTGAGCTCTGGCTCCTCCCTGCGGCGCCTCCTCTCTGGCCGCAGGCTTGAGCGCGGCACCCGCCCCCACAGCCTCAGCCTCAATGGGGGCACCCGGGAGACAGGGCTCTGA
- the ENTREP3 gene encoding protein ENTREP3 isoform X1 encodes MMPSPSDSSRSLTSRPSTRGLTHLRLHRPWLQALLTLGLAQVLLGILVVTFSMVASSVTTTESIKRSCPSWAGFSLAFSGVVGIVSWKRPFTLVISFFSLLSVLCVMLSMAGSVLSCKNAQLARDFRHCSMEGKVCVCCPSVPLLRPCPESGQELKVAPNSTCDEARGALKNLLFSVCGLTVCATIICTLSAIICCIQIFSLDLMHTQLAPERSVSGPLGPLACTSSPPAALLHTMLDLEEFVPPVPPPPYYPPEYTCSSETDAQSITYNGSMDSPVPLYPTDCPPSYEAVMGLRGDSQATLFDPQLHDGSCICERVASIVDVSMDSGSLVLSAIGDLPGGSSPSEDSCLLELQGSVRSVDYVLFRSIQRSRAGYCLSLDCGLRGPFEDSPLPRRPPRAARSYSCSAPEAPPPLGAPTAARSCHRLEGWPPWVAPCFPELRRRVPRGGGRPAAAPPTRAPPRRFSDSSGSLTPPGHRPPHHPAPAPPLLLPRSHSDPGIASSSNTADFRDLYTKVFEEEAASISSADTGLCSEACLFHLARCPSPKLLRAHSAEKRRPVPTYQKVPLPSGPTPAHSLGDLKGSWPGRALVTRFLHMSRKTPDPSGNGAHGHKQVPRSRWGRPGRESLHLRSCGDLSSGSSLRRLLSGRRLERGTRPHSLSLNGGTRETGL; translated from the exons ATGATGCCCTCGCCTAGTGACTCCAGCCGCTCGCTTACCAGTCGTCCTAGTACCCGGGGCCTTACCCACCTCCGCCTCCACCGACCCTGGCTGCAGGCCCTGCTCACGCTGGGGCTGGCCCAGGTGCTCCTGGGCATCCTGGTGGTCACCTTCAGCATGGTGGCCTCCTCTGTCACCACCACCGAGAGCATCAAGAGGTCCTGCCCGTCTTGGGCTGGATTCTCG CTGGCGTTCTCCGGGGTAGTTGGCATTGTGTCCTGGAAGCGGCCATTCACTTTAGTG ATCTCCTTCTTCTCCTTGCTCTCGGTGCTGTGTGTCATGCTCAGTATGGCTGGCTCTGTTCTCTCCTGTAAGAATGCTCAGCTGGCCCGAGACTTCCGACACTGCTCCATG GAAGGAAAGGTCTGTGTGTGCTGCCCCTCTGTTCCCCTCCTCCGGCCCTGTCCAGAGTCAGGGCAGGAACTCAAAGTTGCCCCTAACTCCACCTGTGATGAAGCCCGAGGGGCCCTCAAG aACCTGCTCTTCAGCGTCTGCGGACTTACCGTTTGTGCCACCATAATCTGTACCCTCTCAGCAATTATCTGCTGCATCCAAATATTCTCCCTTGACCTCATGCACACG CAGCTGGCCCCTGAGCGCTcggtctcaggtcccctggggCCTCTGGCTTGTACCTCCTCGCCCCCGGCCGCTCTCCTGCACACCATGTTGGACTTGGAGGAATTTGTACCACCTGTGCCCCCACCTCCCTACTATCCCCCAGAGTACACCTGCAGCTCGGAAACAGATGCCCAGAG CATCACCTATAATGGCTCCATGGACAGCCCCGTGCCCTTGTACCCTACTGATTGCCCCCCTTCTTATGAGGCCGTTATGGGGCTCCGAGGAGACAGCCAG GCCACTCTGTTTGACCCTCAGCTTCATGATGGCTCCTGCATCTGCGAGCGAGTGGCCTCCATTGTGGATG TGTCCATGGACAGCGGGTCCCTGGTGTTGTCGGCCATCGGCGACCTGCCGGGGGGCTCCAGCCCGTCGGAGGACTCCTGCCTGCTGGAGCTGCAGGGCTCCGTCCGCTCCGTGGACTACGTGCTCTTCCGCTCCATTCAGCGCAGCCGCGCCGGCTACTGCCTCAGCCTGGACTGCGGCCTGCGCGGCCCCTTCGAGGACAGCCCGCTGCCCCGGCGGCccccgcgggccgcgcgctccTATTCCTGCTCCGCCCCggaggccccgcctccgctgGGGGCCCCCACCGCCGCCCGCAGCTGCCACCGGCTGGAGGGCTGGCCGCCCTGGGTGGCACCCTGCTTCCCCGAGCTCAGGCGGCGGGTCCCCCGGGgaggcggccgcccagctgcagCCCCTCCCACAAGAGCCCCCCCTCGCCGCTTCAGCGACAGCTCAGGTTCCCTCACCCCGCCCGGGCACCGGCCTCCTCATCACCCGGCGCCCgcgccaccgctgctgctgccacggtCACACAGTGACCCAGGCATCGCCTCCTCCAGCAACACCG ctgacTTCAGGGACCTTTATACCAAAGTGTTTGAGGAAGAAGCTGCTTCTATTTCCTCTGCAGATACAG ggctCTGCTCTGAAGCTTGCCTCTTCCATCTAGCCCGCTGCCCTTCCCCCAAGTTGCTGCGTGCTCATTCAGCCGAGAAACGGCGCCCTGTTCCCACCTACCAGAAGGTTCCCTTGCCCTCGGGCCCTACAcctgcccactccctgggggaccTGAAGGGCAGCTGGCCAGGCCGGGCCTTGGTCACGCGTTTCCTCCACATGTCCAGGAAGACCCCGGACCCCAGTGGGAACGGAGCCCACGGGCATAAGCAG GTGCCCCGGAGCCGGTGGGGACGGCCAGGCCGAGAGAGTCTCCATCTTAGAAGCTGCGGGGATCTGAGCTCTGGCTCCTCCCTGCGGCGCCTCCTCTCTGGCCGCAGGCTTGAGCGCGGCACCCGCCCCCACAGCCTCAGCCTCAATGGGGGCACCCGGGAGACAGGGCTCTGA
- the ENTREP3 gene encoding protein ENTREP3 isoform X3 — MMPSPSDSSRSLTSRPSTRGLTHLRLHRPWLQALLTLGLAQVLLGILVVTFSMVASSVTTTESIKRSCPSWAGFSLAFSGVVGIVSWKRPFTLVISFFSLLSVLCVMLSMAGSVLSCKNAQLARDFRHCSMEGKVCVCCPSVPLLRPCPESGQELKVAPNSTCDEARGALKNLLFSVCGLTVCATIICTLSAIICCIQIFSLDLMHTQLAPERSVSGPLGPLACTSSPPAALLHTMLDLEEFVPPVPPPPYYPPEYTCSSETDAQSITYNGSMDSPVPLYPTDCPPSYEAVMGLRGDSQATLFDPQLHDGSCICERVASIVDVSMDSGSLVLSAIGDLPGGSSPSEDSCLLELQGSVRSVDYVLFRSIQRSRAGYCLSLDCGLRGPFEDSPLPRRPPRAARSYSCSAPEAPPPLGAPTAARSCHRLEGWPPWVAPCFPELRRRVPRGGGRPAAAPPTRAPPRRFSDSSGSLTPPGHRPPHHPAPAPPLLLPRSHSDPGIASSSNTADFRDLYTKVFEEEAASISSADTARCPSPKLLRAHSAEKRRPVPTYQKVPLPSGPTPAHSLGDLKGSWPGRALVTRFLHMSRKTPDPSGNGAHGHKQVPRSRWGRPGRESLHLRSCGDLSSGSSLRRLLSGRRLERGTRPHSLSLNGGTRETGL, encoded by the exons ATGATGCCCTCGCCTAGTGACTCCAGCCGCTCGCTTACCAGTCGTCCTAGTACCCGGGGCCTTACCCACCTCCGCCTCCACCGACCCTGGCTGCAGGCCCTGCTCACGCTGGGGCTGGCCCAGGTGCTCCTGGGCATCCTGGTGGTCACCTTCAGCATGGTGGCCTCCTCTGTCACCACCACCGAGAGCATCAAGAGGTCCTGCCCGTCTTGGGCTGGATTCTCG CTGGCGTTCTCCGGGGTAGTTGGCATTGTGTCCTGGAAGCGGCCATTCACTTTAGTG ATCTCCTTCTTCTCCTTGCTCTCGGTGCTGTGTGTCATGCTCAGTATGGCTGGCTCTGTTCTCTCCTGTAAGAATGCTCAGCTGGCCCGAGACTTCCGACACTGCTCCATG GAAGGAAAGGTCTGTGTGTGCTGCCCCTCTGTTCCCCTCCTCCGGCCCTGTCCAGAGTCAGGGCAGGAACTCAAAGTTGCCCCTAACTCCACCTGTGATGAAGCCCGAGGGGCCCTCAAG aACCTGCTCTTCAGCGTCTGCGGACTTACCGTTTGTGCCACCATAATCTGTACCCTCTCAGCAATTATCTGCTGCATCCAAATATTCTCCCTTGACCTCATGCACACG CAGCTGGCCCCTGAGCGCTcggtctcaggtcccctggggCCTCTGGCTTGTACCTCCTCGCCCCCGGCCGCTCTCCTGCACACCATGTTGGACTTGGAGGAATTTGTACCACCTGTGCCCCCACCTCCCTACTATCCCCCAGAGTACACCTGCAGCTCGGAAACAGATGCCCAGAG CATCACCTATAATGGCTCCATGGACAGCCCCGTGCCCTTGTACCCTACTGATTGCCCCCCTTCTTATGAGGCCGTTATGGGGCTCCGAGGAGACAGCCAG GCCACTCTGTTTGACCCTCAGCTTCATGATGGCTCCTGCATCTGCGAGCGAGTGGCCTCCATTGTGGATG TGTCCATGGACAGCGGGTCCCTGGTGTTGTCGGCCATCGGCGACCTGCCGGGGGGCTCCAGCCCGTCGGAGGACTCCTGCCTGCTGGAGCTGCAGGGCTCCGTCCGCTCCGTGGACTACGTGCTCTTCCGCTCCATTCAGCGCAGCCGCGCCGGCTACTGCCTCAGCCTGGACTGCGGCCTGCGCGGCCCCTTCGAGGACAGCCCGCTGCCCCGGCGGCccccgcgggccgcgcgctccTATTCCTGCTCCGCCCCggaggccccgcctccgctgGGGGCCCCCACCGCCGCCCGCAGCTGCCACCGGCTGGAGGGCTGGCCGCCCTGGGTGGCACCCTGCTTCCCCGAGCTCAGGCGGCGGGTCCCCCGGGgaggcggccgcccagctgcagCCCCTCCCACAAGAGCCCCCCCTCGCCGCTTCAGCGACAGCTCAGGTTCCCTCACCCCGCCCGGGCACCGGCCTCCTCATCACCCGGCGCCCgcgccaccgctgctgctgccacggtCACACAGTGACCCAGGCATCGCCTCCTCCAGCAACACCG ctgacTTCAGGGACCTTTATACCAAAGTGTTTGAGGAAGAAGCTGCTTCTATTTCCTCTGCAGATACAG CCCGCTGCCCTTCCCCCAAGTTGCTGCGTGCTCATTCAGCCGAGAAACGGCGCCCTGTTCCCACCTACCAGAAGGTTCCCTTGCCCTCGGGCCCTACAcctgcccactccctgggggaccTGAAGGGCAGCTGGCCAGGCCGGGCCTTGGTCACGCGTTTCCTCCACATGTCCAGGAAGACCCCGGACCCCAGTGGGAACGGAGCCCACGGGCATAAGCAG GTGCCCCGGAGCCGGTGGGGACGGCCAGGCCGAGAGAGTCTCCATCTTAGAAGCTGCGGGGATCTGAGCTCTGGCTCCTCCCTGCGGCGCCTCCTCTCTGGCCGCAGGCTTGAGCGCGGCACCCGCCCCCACAGCCTCAGCCTCAATGGGGGCACCCGGGAGACAGGGCTCTGA